Proteins from a genomic interval of Kribbella aluminosa:
- a CDS encoding tautomerase family protein codes for MPNITVELLSGRTLDQRREFVAAVTDSAIAILGAKREAVRIVFQEIEKTDVANGGTLVADA; via the coding sequence ATGCCGAACATCACCGTCGAACTGCTCTCCGGCCGCACCCTCGACCAGCGCCGCGAGTTCGTCGCCGCCGTCACCGACTCCGCCATCGCCATCCTCGGCGCCAAGCGCGAGGCGGTCCGCATCGTCTTCCAGGAGATCGAGAAGACCGACGTCGCCAACGGCGGCACCCTGGTCGCCGACGCCTGA
- a CDS encoding MOSC domain-containing protein encodes MAGDRVCDTKNHGGPDLALYAYADEDANWWADQLGREIQTGLFGENLRTAGIDVNGALLGEVWRIGPEVEVMVRAPRIPCITFQHRMQIPRWVKRFHQAGRPGAYLKVLRTGSIGAGDPIEVIGRPDHEVTVAHMFGDQDPVKLRRMLDSGVDLMGEIRANAQRIAARA; translated from the coding sequence CTGGCGGGCGACCGGGTCTGCGACACCAAGAACCACGGCGGCCCGGACCTCGCGCTCTACGCGTACGCCGACGAGGACGCGAACTGGTGGGCCGACCAACTCGGCCGGGAGATCCAGACCGGGCTGTTCGGCGAGAACCTCCGGACTGCCGGGATCGACGTGAACGGCGCGCTGCTCGGCGAGGTCTGGCGGATCGGTCCCGAGGTCGAGGTGATGGTGCGCGCGCCGCGGATCCCGTGCATCACGTTCCAGCACCGGATGCAGATCCCGCGCTGGGTCAAGCGCTTCCACCAGGCCGGACGCCCCGGCGCGTACCTGAAGGTGCTCCGCACCGGCTCGATCGGCGCCGGCGACCCGATCGAGGTCATCGGCCGGCCGGACCACGAGGTCACGGTCGCGCACATGTTCGGCGACCAGGACCCGGTGAAGCTGCGGCGGATGCTCGACTCGGGCGTCGATCTGATGGGCGAGATCCGCGCGAACGCGCAACGCATCGCGGCCCGCGCATAG
- the kduI gene encoding 5-dehydro-4-deoxy-D-glucuronate isomerase codes for MTLQIRHATHPEQLPGFDTAALRRHYLVDDLFVPGTVTAVLTHHDRIVLAGARPTDGPLTLGTYPELRSEYFLERREAGIVNVGGPGTVTADGTKYELATGACLYVGRGVREVVFEGPDAAYYVFSAPAHTTYPVARINPGEGNRIEAGDQQTANRRTIDQFIHADGVRSCQIVLGVTTLHAGSTWNTMPAHTHDRRTECYLYFGLPETERIVHLLGEPGETRHVLVADRQAIISPSWSIHSGCGTSSYSFVWAMAGENQAFGDMDGVDVRELR; via the coding sequence GTGACTCTGCAGATCAGGCACGCCACCCATCCCGAGCAGCTGCCCGGCTTCGACACGGCCGCGCTGCGCCGCCACTACCTGGTGGACGACCTCTTCGTCCCCGGCACCGTCACCGCGGTGCTCACCCACCACGACCGGATCGTGCTCGCCGGCGCCCGGCCCACCGACGGTCCGCTGACTCTCGGCACGTACCCCGAGCTGCGCAGCGAGTACTTCCTCGAACGCCGCGAGGCCGGCATCGTCAACGTCGGCGGACCCGGCACGGTCACCGCGGACGGCACGAAGTACGAGCTGGCCACCGGTGCCTGCCTGTACGTCGGACGCGGCGTCCGCGAGGTCGTGTTCGAAGGACCCGACGCGGCGTACTACGTGTTCTCGGCGCCCGCGCACACGACGTACCCGGTCGCGCGGATCAACCCCGGCGAGGGCAACCGGATCGAGGCCGGCGACCAGCAGACCGCGAACCGGCGGACGATCGACCAGTTCATCCACGCGGACGGCGTGCGGAGCTGCCAGATCGTGCTCGGCGTGACCACCCTGCACGCGGGCAGCACCTGGAACACGATGCCCGCGCACACCCACGACCGGCGCACCGAGTGCTACCTGTACTTCGGCCTGCCGGAGACCGAGCGGATCGTCCACCTGCTCGGCGAGCCCGGCGAGACCCGGCACGTGCTGGTCGCGGACCGGCAGGCGATCATCTCCCCCAGCTGGTCGATCCACTCCGGCTGCGGCACGTCGTCGTACAGCTTCGTCTGGGCGATGGCCGGCGAGAACCAGGCGTTCGGCGACATGGACGGTGTCGACGTACGGGAGCTGCGGTGA
- a CDS encoding sodium:solute symporter family protein translates to MTAVDWTVLVGYFVLMVLIGIWSRTKIKTVVDYFTTGGRIPWWLSGISHHMSGYSAVMFVAFAAVAYSYGITVYVWWAMTIGIGVGIGAFLFAARWNRLRAKHGVVSPLEYLARRYNLPTQQALAYSGAALKVVDIASKWVAIAVLLNGFTGVPMRWGILLTGVVTMLYATLGGLWADVLTDFGQFVIQFAAGIAMFVGVLHHLDGVPTLWKMWDQLPAGHGHALNGPYTPIFLIAFLFIKTFEYNGGMWNLAQRYMAAPSGSDAKRSAMLSSVLWLVWPLVLFIPMCAAPLLVHPGKPEQSYVELAQLLLPSGLIGLVLAGFFSHTMAMVASDANAISSVITRDLAPVLVPRVRQLTDGATLKMARIVTFTFVTVSMLIAIATNGEGVVLKIVVDLVAATMGPIAIPLMLGLLPWFRRSGSRAALASWAIGLIAWVIVKYGVGSTDQTLVVALPLATSLVVYVGLGLLLPENRVDVDDLVDSLNTDPELTAQPAAARS, encoded by the coding sequence ATGACCGCTGTGGACTGGACGGTCCTGGTCGGCTACTTCGTACTGATGGTGCTGATCGGGATCTGGTCACGCACCAAGATCAAGACCGTCGTCGACTACTTCACGACCGGTGGCCGGATTCCCTGGTGGCTGTCCGGAATCTCGCACCACATGTCCGGCTACAGCGCCGTCATGTTCGTCGCCTTCGCCGCGGTCGCGTACTCGTACGGCATCACCGTCTACGTCTGGTGGGCGATGACGATCGGGATCGGCGTCGGCATCGGCGCGTTCCTGTTCGCCGCGCGCTGGAACCGGCTGCGCGCGAAACACGGGGTCGTGTCGCCGCTGGAGTACCTCGCGCGGCGGTACAACCTCCCGACCCAGCAGGCGCTCGCGTACTCCGGTGCCGCGCTGAAGGTCGTCGACATCGCGTCCAAGTGGGTCGCGATCGCCGTGCTGCTGAACGGATTCACCGGCGTGCCGATGCGCTGGGGGATCCTGCTCACCGGCGTCGTGACGATGCTGTACGCGACGCTCGGCGGGCTGTGGGCCGACGTACTCACCGACTTCGGGCAGTTCGTGATCCAGTTCGCGGCCGGCATCGCGATGTTCGTCGGCGTGCTGCACCACCTGGACGGCGTACCGACGCTGTGGAAGATGTGGGACCAGCTGCCGGCCGGTCACGGGCACGCGCTGAACGGTCCGTACACGCCGATCTTCCTGATCGCGTTCCTGTTCATCAAGACGTTCGAGTACAACGGCGGCATGTGGAACCTGGCGCAGCGCTACATGGCTGCGCCGTCCGGCTCCGACGCGAAACGGTCGGCGATGCTGTCGTCGGTGTTGTGGCTGGTCTGGCCGTTGGTCCTGTTCATCCCGATGTGCGCGGCGCCGCTGCTGGTGCACCCGGGCAAGCCGGAGCAATCGTACGTCGAGCTGGCACAGCTGTTGCTGCCGAGCGGCCTGATCGGGCTGGTCCTGGCCGGGTTCTTCTCGCACACGATGGCGATGGTGGCGTCCGACGCGAACGCGATCTCGTCGGTGATCACCCGCGATCTGGCGCCGGTGCTGGTGCCGCGCGTACGGCAACTGACCGACGGCGCGACGCTGAAGATGGCGCGGATCGTGACGTTCACGTTCGTCACGGTGAGCATGCTGATCGCGATCGCCACCAACGGGGAGGGTGTGGTGCTGAAGATCGTCGTCGACCTGGTCGCGGCGACCATGGGGCCGATCGCGATCCCGTTGATGCTCGGGCTGCTGCCCTGGTTCCGGCGGAGCGGATCGCGGGCTGCGCTGGCGTCCTGGGCGATCGGGCTGATCGCCTGGGTGATCGTGAAGTACGGCGTCGGGTCCACCGACCAGACGCTGGTCGTCGCGTTGCCGCTGGCGACCTCTCTGGTGGTGTACGTCGGCCTCGGCTTGCTGCTGCCCGAGAATCGTGTGGACGTCGACGACCTGGTCGACTCGCTGAACACCGACCCCGAGCTCACCGCCCAACCGGCGGCGGCCCGGTCCTGA
- a CDS encoding SDR family oxidoreductase, which translates to MTSFSLEGRTALVTGARRGIGAAIAAGYAAAGAELILMARDAALEDTLEAIKRNGGGDASVVIADFADPAAVEQVATEIVDNRKVDILVNNAGTIRRAPAAVTATADWQHVIDVNLNSTWAVTRPIGAAMARRQTGKIVTIASLLSFQGGIRVPAYTAAKHAVAGLTRALANEWGPAGVQVNAIAPGYISTDNTAELRADPDREAAIRERIPAGHWGRPEDVVGAAVFLASAAADYVNGHVLAVDGGWLSR; encoded by the coding sequence GTGACGTCGTTCAGCCTCGAAGGACGGACGGCGCTGGTCACCGGGGCCCGGCGCGGGATCGGGGCCGCGATCGCCGCCGGGTACGCCGCTGCCGGCGCCGAGCTGATCCTGATGGCCCGGGACGCGGCGCTCGAGGACACCCTCGAGGCGATCAAGCGGAACGGCGGTGGCGACGCGTCCGTGGTGATCGCGGACTTCGCCGACCCGGCCGCGGTCGAACAGGTGGCGACCGAGATTGTCGACAACAGGAAGGTCGACATTCTGGTCAACAACGCCGGCACGATCCGGCGGGCGCCCGCCGCCGTGACCGCGACCGCGGACTGGCAGCACGTGATCGACGTGAACCTGAACTCCACCTGGGCGGTGACCCGGCCGATCGGGGCCGCGATGGCGCGACGGCAGACCGGCAAGATCGTCACGATCGCGTCGCTGCTCAGCTTCCAGGGCGGGATCCGGGTCCCGGCCTACACTGCCGCCAAGCACGCAGTGGCGGGACTCACCCGGGCGCTGGCCAACGAGTGGGGACCGGCCGGGGTCCAGGTGAACGCGATCGCACCCGGATACATCAGTACCGACAACACCGCCGAGCTGCGTGCGGACCCGGACCGCGAGGCCGCGATCCGGGAGCGCATCCCGGCCGGTCACTGGGGGCGGCCGGAGGACGTCGTCGGGGCCGCGGTCTTCCTCGCCTCGGCCGCGGCCGACTATGTGAACGGCCACGTGCTCGCTGTCGACGGCGGCTGGCTCTCCAGATAA
- a CDS encoding MFS transporter encodes MIGSLGAPLITAVAETYGVSLAASQWTLTIALLAGAVATPVFGRLGAGPRRRRVVLWMLGAEVIGSLLTVVPVPFAFLLVGRALQGSGLGLVVLMMAVARDHLDEHRATRTIALLSVTTTAGIGIGYPLCGLLTDLAGVRTAYGLGLLITAAAFGAALLLLPEAPDRPPARLDVRGAILLAIALPALLLVIGETSLWSDNPALAVAVLLAAILLLIGWTFLELRTEHPLVDIKLLRHPAVAAANLVMLTGGVGMYLLFSLITRYVQTPAAVGYGFGLNTFQAGLVLVPFSVLGFVAGRLVPQWRDRLGARLLLAASTAFVLAAFVLFAVARSHLVEPVVAIGILGFGVGAFSAAMPTVILAVTPQAETASAMSVNAVVRSVGFSTGSALGGLILAAHTTRVFPHASGYGAAAWIGVAVTAATLLIIAVLPLRPR; translated from the coding sequence GTGATCGGGAGTCTCGGGGCGCCGTTGATCACGGCGGTTGCCGAGACCTATGGCGTTTCGCTGGCTGCCTCGCAGTGGACGTTGACGATTGCGTTGCTGGCGGGCGCGGTGGCGACGCCGGTGTTCGGGCGGTTGGGGGCCGGGCCGCGGCGGCGGCGGGTGGTGCTGTGGATGCTCGGGGCGGAGGTGATCGGCAGCTTGCTGACCGTAGTGCCGGTGCCGTTCGCGTTCCTGCTGGTCGGCCGGGCACTGCAGGGTTCCGGGCTCGGGCTCGTGGTGCTGATGATGGCGGTGGCGCGGGATCACCTGGACGAGCACCGGGCCACACGGACTATCGCGCTGCTGTCCGTCACCACGACCGCGGGCATCGGCATCGGCTACCCGTTGTGCGGTCTGTTGACCGACCTGGCCGGCGTGCGAACGGCGTACGGGCTCGGCCTGCTCATCACCGCGGCAGCCTTCGGTGCGGCGCTCCTGCTACTCCCAGAGGCACCCGACCGCCCGCCGGCCCGCCTGGACGTCCGCGGCGCGATCCTCCTCGCGATCGCCCTCCCCGCCCTCCTCCTGGTGATCGGCGAGACCAGCCTCTGGAGCGACAACCCCGCCCTCGCCGTCGCCGTCCTGCTGGCCGCGATCCTGCTGCTCATCGGCTGGACCTTCCTCGAACTGCGTACCGAGCACCCGCTCGTCGACATCAAGCTGCTCAGGCATCCCGCGGTCGCCGCCGCCAACCTGGTGATGCTCACCGGCGGGGTCGGCATGTACCTGCTCTTCAGCCTGATCACCCGCTACGTCCAGACCCCCGCGGCAGTCGGCTACGGCTTCGGGCTGAACACCTTCCAAGCGGGTCTCGTCCTGGTCCCGTTCTCGGTCCTCGGCTTCGTCGCCGGCCGGCTCGTTCCGCAGTGGCGCGACCGCCTGGGCGCCCGCCTGTTGCTGGCGGCAAGTACTGCGTTCGTCCTCGCCGCGTTCGTACTGTTCGCAGTCGCCCGCTCACATCTCGTCGAACCGGTCGTTGCCATCGGAATCCTCGGCTTCGGCGTCGGCGCGTTCTCGGCCGCCATGCCCACGGTCATCCTCGCGGTGACGCCGCAGGCCGAGACCGCCAGCGCGATGAGCGTGAACGCCGTCGTCCGCAGCGTCGGCTTCTCCACCGGCAGCGCGCTCGGAGGGCTGATCCTCGCCGCGCACACCACCCGCGTCTTCCCGCACGCGTCGGGGTACGGCGCCGCCGCCTGGATCGGGGTCGCGGTGACAGCTGCGACGCTGCTGATCATCGCCGTACTGCCACTCAGGCCCCGCTAA
- a CDS encoding TetR/AcrR family transcriptional regulator, whose amino-acid sequence MTSTRMSGRERREQVLAIAEEEFAGAGLYGASTETIARRAGITQAYVFRMFGTKKLLFLECVDAAFERMRLAMIAAAGGTHGIEALTAMGQEYNDMLADRTTLLLQLQGTAAAAAGDGEVRDAVRASFARLWQSVADTAQLDPVTVKAFLAFGMLLNTNAALDLPQVDEPWSHQARTRIKPGLFTHITTETNR is encoded by the coding sequence ATGACGTCGACACGGATGAGTGGCCGGGAACGGCGCGAGCAGGTCCTGGCGATCGCGGAGGAGGAGTTCGCCGGTGCCGGGCTGTACGGCGCCTCGACCGAGACGATCGCGCGCCGGGCGGGGATCACCCAGGCGTACGTGTTCCGGATGTTCGGGACGAAGAAGCTGCTGTTCCTGGAATGCGTGGACGCCGCGTTCGAGCGGATGCGGCTCGCGATGATCGCGGCGGCCGGCGGGACGCACGGGATCGAGGCGCTCACGGCGATGGGGCAGGAGTACAACGACATGCTCGCCGACCGTACGACGCTGCTCCTCCAGCTCCAGGGCACCGCCGCCGCGGCCGCCGGCGACGGCGAGGTCCGCGACGCCGTCCGCGCGAGCTTCGCCCGCCTGTGGCAGTCCGTCGCCGACACCGCCCAACTCGACCCGGTCACCGTCAAGGCCTTCCTGGCGTTCGGCATGCTCCTCAACACCAACGCCGCCCTGGACCTCCCTCAAGTCGACGAACCGTGGTCCCACCAGGCCAGAACCCGCATCAAACCAGGCCTCTTCACCCACATCACCACCGAGACGAACCGGTGA
- a CDS encoding aspartate-semialdehyde dehydrogenase, translated as MRVGVFGATGQVGGVMRELLIERDFPVDEVRFFASARSAGKKLPFGDREIVVEDSATADFSGLGLALFSNGKTASRELAPRVAAAGAVVVDNSSGWRMDPDVPLVVSEVNPEDLNTIPKGIVANPNCTTMAAMPVLAPLHRAAGLTRLVVSTYQAVSGSGGVGVSELEDQARELSVAGGKLARGTEGITLPEPKVYAGPIAFNVLPLAGSIVADGTGETDEEQKLRNESRKILHLPDLPVAGTCVRVPVFTGHSLSIHAEFASAITPAEATELLGAAPGVALADLPTPLLAAGHDPSYVGRIRQDQSVPGNRGLVLFVSNDNLRKGAALNAVQIAELIYRRQEG; from the coding sequence ATGCGAGTTGGGGTGTTTGGTGCAACGGGTCAGGTCGGCGGGGTCATGCGGGAGTTGCTGATCGAGCGCGACTTCCCGGTGGACGAGGTGCGGTTCTTCGCGTCGGCGCGGTCCGCGGGCAAGAAGCTGCCGTTCGGTGACCGGGAGATCGTCGTCGAGGACTCCGCGACGGCGGACTTCTCCGGGCTCGGGCTGGCCCTGTTCTCGAACGGGAAGACGGCCTCGAGGGAGCTCGCCCCTCGAGTCGCCGCCGCGGGTGCCGTCGTGGTGGACAACTCGTCCGGCTGGCGGATGGATCCCGACGTACCGCTCGTGGTCTCCGAGGTGAACCCGGAGGACCTGAACACGATCCCCAAGGGCATCGTCGCGAACCCGAACTGCACCACGATGGCCGCGATGCCGGTCCTCGCCCCGCTGCACCGCGCGGCCGGCCTGACCCGTCTGGTGGTCTCGACGTACCAGGCCGTCTCCGGCTCCGGCGGTGTCGGCGTGAGCGAGCTCGAGGACCAGGCGCGTGAGCTGTCCGTGGCCGGCGGCAAGCTCGCCCGCGGGACCGAGGGCATCACGCTCCCCGAGCCCAAGGTGTACGCCGGGCCGATCGCCTTCAACGTGCTCCCGCTGGCCGGGTCGATCGTTGCCGACGGCACCGGTGAGACGGACGAGGAGCAGAAGCTCCGCAACGAGAGCCGGAAGATCCTGCACCTCCCGGACCTGCCGGTCGCGGGCACCTGCGTCCGGGTGCCGGTCTTCACCGGGCACTCGCTGAGCATCCACGCCGAGTTCGCCTCGGCGATCACCCCGGCCGAAGCGACGGAACTCCTCGGTGCCGCGCCCGGTGTGGCGCTCGCCGACCTCCCGACCCCGCTGCTCGCGGCCGGCCATGACCCGTCGTACGTCGGCCGGATCCGCCAGGACCAGTCGGTCCCGGGCAACCGCGGCCTGGTCCTGTTCGTCTCGAACGACAACCTCCGCAAGGGCGCCGCCCTGAACGCGGTCCAGATCGCGGAGCTGATCTATCGACGTCAAGAAGGCTGA
- a CDS encoding aminoglycoside phosphotransferase family protein encodes MQVEIPEGLRVVASRGQDWADWLDRLPRLVRELVDEWSLQVDGTAAYGNCALVVPVLTRDGNRAVLKVQFPHWEAETEHLALRDWTGNGTVQLLRADPRRFALLLERLQPRDLTTIDALDACEIVGGTYKRLHIPAGPQYRTLSAELTRWVERLRKLPASAPVPHRYVEQAISLASGFIADPDTDGRLIHTDLHYENMLAADREPWLVIDPKPLSGDPHFEVAPLIWNRWDEVAAAPDLRFAYASGSGRRSTRPVSTRTAPATG; translated from the coding sequence GTGCAGGTCGAGATCCCCGAGGGTCTGCGGGTTGTCGCGTCTCGGGGGCAGGACTGGGCTGATTGGCTGGATCGGCTTCCGCGGTTGGTGCGTGAGCTGGTCGACGAGTGGAGCCTGCAGGTCGACGGTACGGCGGCGTACGGCAACTGTGCGCTCGTCGTACCGGTGCTCACCCGCGACGGCAACCGCGCCGTACTGAAGGTCCAGTTCCCGCACTGGGAAGCGGAGACCGAGCACCTCGCGTTGCGCGACTGGACCGGCAACGGCACCGTCCAGCTGTTGCGCGCCGACCCGCGCCGGTTCGCGCTCCTGCTGGAACGGCTGCAGCCGCGCGATCTGACCACGATCGACGCCCTGGACGCCTGCGAGATCGTTGGCGGCACCTACAAGCGGCTGCATATCCCGGCAGGCCCGCAGTACCGGACGCTGTCGGCGGAGCTGACCCGCTGGGTCGAGCGGCTCCGGAAGCTGCCGGCCTCCGCTCCGGTGCCGCACCGGTACGTCGAGCAGGCGATCTCGCTGGCGTCCGGCTTCATCGCGGACCCGGACACCGACGGGCGCCTGATCCACACGGACCTGCACTACGAGAACATGCTCGCCGCCGACCGCGAACCGTGGCTGGTGATCGACCCGAAGCCGCTGTCCGGCGACCCGCACTTCGAGGTCGCCCCGCTGATCTGGAACCGCTGGGACGAGGTCGCGGCCGCCCCCGACCTGCGGTTCGCGTACGCCAGCGGTTCTGGACGACGATCGACGCGGCCGGTTTCGACGAGGACCGCGCCCGCGACTGGGTGA
- a CDS encoding MFS transporter: protein MRKLLPAPGPLRPLALATLLSRVGNGLLMTISVLYFTRIIGLSVAQVGLGLTVAGLFGLLASIPFGHLADRRGPRTLFVVLSLLLALLALLYLVIGTFWQFLAVASAVTVLDRGSNAVRFALIAGVTQGSERVQARAYLRSMTNIGVTAGAGLGAVALSFGTAASYRLMFGLYVVLGVISALVVLAVPRVAPRPRTDGPVWIALRDRGYLAVSALNAAISIHFSVVDVAIPLWVVDHTDAPHWAAAVPLIVNAAGVAVLQVRASRGIVDTAGAARATRTAGLLLLASMVLFAAASAGDVIVAVVVLAVASLVQTAGELLQSSGSFLLGFELAADHAQGQYQGVWNTSTSVSSMLAPSIMALLPLGLGVPGWIILGVWFAVVGVLFVPVVRWAAARQLVGSR, encoded by the coding sequence GTGCGGAAACTACTGCCGGCTCCGGGCCCGCTACGCCCATTGGCACTGGCCACTCTGCTGAGTCGGGTCGGCAACGGCCTGCTGATGACGATCAGCGTGCTGTACTTCACCCGCATCATCGGCCTGTCCGTAGCTCAGGTCGGGCTCGGGCTCACCGTCGCCGGACTGTTCGGTCTGCTGGCGAGCATCCCGTTCGGCCACCTCGCCGACCGCCGCGGACCGCGCACGCTGTTCGTCGTGCTCAGCCTGCTGCTGGCACTGCTGGCGCTGCTCTATCTCGTCATCGGCACCTTCTGGCAGTTCCTCGCGGTCGCGTCCGCGGTGACGGTGCTCGACCGCGGCTCCAACGCGGTCCGCTTCGCGCTCATCGCCGGTGTCACCCAGGGCTCCGAACGTGTCCAGGCCCGCGCGTACCTGCGCTCGATGACGAACATCGGCGTCACCGCCGGCGCGGGCCTCGGCGCCGTGGCCCTCTCGTTCGGTACGGCGGCGTCGTACCGGTTGATGTTCGGCCTGTACGTCGTCCTCGGCGTGATCTCGGCCCTCGTCGTTCTCGCCGTACCGCGGGTCGCGCCGCGGCCCCGAACCGACGGGCCGGTGTGGATCGCGCTCCGCGACCGTGGGTACCTGGCGGTGTCCGCGCTCAACGCCGCGATCTCGATCCACTTCTCGGTGGTCGACGTCGCGATCCCGTTGTGGGTCGTCGACCACACGGACGCGCCGCACTGGGCGGCCGCCGTACCGCTGATCGTGAACGCGGCCGGCGTCGCAGTTCTGCAGGTCCGCGCGTCCCGGGGCATCGTCGACACGGCGGGTGCCGCCCGAGCGACCCGGACCGCCGGGTTGTTGCTCCTGGCCTCGATGGTGCTGTTCGCCGCCGCGTCAGCAGGAGACGTCATCGTGGCCGTGGTGGTCCTGGCCGTCGCCTCGCTGGTACAGACGGCAGGCGAGCTGCTGCAGTCGTCCGGATCGTTCCTGCTCGGCTTCGAGCTGGCCGCGGATCATGCGCAGGGCCAGTACCAGGGCGTCTGGAACACGAGTACGTCGGTCAGTTCGATGCTCGCGCCGTCGATCATGGCGCTGCTCCCACTCGGCCTCGGCGTGCCCGGGTGGATCATCCTCGGCGTCTGGTTCGCGGTCGTGGGGGTGCTGTTCGTCCCGGTGGTTCGCTGGGCAGCGGCGCGTCAGCTGGTGGGTTCGCGGTAG
- a CDS encoding IclR family transcriptional regulator encodes MSSPSAIDKTLMVLDAVLEHSRFTDVVNATGLAKSTVHRIMASLVEHEFVAQADDGSYHPGPKALRLAGHALTNVDLATVARPVLADLVAQTRCTVHVGLLNGDEAIYVARLDGPKPYRMPSRVGKAIWLHCTGIGKALLAEKDDEALDVHITRTGLPARTPLTHTTAAALKADLTQTRARGYALDDEENEPGIRCVAAVIHDHTGAAIAAVSISTLSLEQSIAQVALMAPAALEAARKISAALGYREPTS; translated from the coding sequence ATGAGTTCGCCCTCGGCCATCGACAAGACGCTGATGGTGCTGGACGCCGTACTGGAGCACTCGCGGTTCACCGACGTGGTGAACGCGACCGGTCTGGCCAAGTCGACCGTGCATCGGATCATGGCGTCGCTGGTCGAGCACGAGTTCGTCGCCCAGGCCGACGACGGGTCGTACCACCCGGGCCCGAAGGCGCTGCGGCTCGCCGGGCACGCGCTGACGAACGTCGACCTGGCGACCGTGGCCCGCCCGGTGCTCGCGGACCTGGTCGCGCAGACCCGCTGCACGGTACATGTCGGACTGCTGAACGGCGACGAGGCGATCTACGTCGCCCGGCTCGACGGGCCGAAGCCGTACCGGATGCCGTCCCGCGTCGGCAAGGCGATCTGGCTGCACTGCACCGGCATCGGAAAGGCGCTGCTCGCCGAGAAGGACGACGAGGCGCTCGACGTCCACATCACCCGGACCGGGCTGCCCGCCCGTACGCCGCTCACGCACACGACCGCCGCCGCACTGAAGGCCGACCTGACGCAGACCCGTGCCCGCGGTTACGCGCTCGACGACGAGGAGAACGAGCCCGGTATCCGTTGCGTCGCCGCGGTCATCCACGACCACACCGGCGCCGCGATCGCCGCGGTCAGCATCTCCACGCTCTCGCTGGAGCAGTCGATCGCCCAGGTCGCCCTGATGGCCCCCGCCGCACTCGAGGCCGCCCGCAAGATCTCCGCCGCCCTCGGCTACCGCGAACCCACCAGCTGA